The following nucleotide sequence is from Parcubacteria group bacterium.
TAAGGCCATCGGCAGTCGATTCGGGTATCTTTTGCGTGATGCCGTAGATTTAGAATTCGCCCTTATACGTTTTGCTTTTGACGTTTTAAAAAAAGAAAACTTTATTCCAATAGTGCCGCCGGTATTTCTAAAGCCGGAAGCAATGCGGGGGATGGGATATCTGGATTATAACGAAGACGAAGTTTATCACCTTGAAAAAGACGGTTTGTATTTAATAGGCACCTCGGAGCAAGCCATCGGCGCGATGCATATGAATGAAATTTTTAGCGAAAAAGAATTACCTCTACGCTATGCCGGATTTTCTTCCTGTTTTAGGCGTGAAGCCGGTTCGTATGGCAAAGATACTAAGGGAATTTTGCGCGTCCATCAGTTTGATAAGATTGAAATGTTTAGTTTCACAAAACCGGAAGATTCGCGAAAAGAACACGAATTTCTTCTTTCAATGGAAGAGAAATTAATGCAGGCGCTCCAAATTCCTTATCGCGTGCTTCAGATTTGCACAGGCGATTTAGGTGTTCAGGCGGCTAATAAATATGATATAGAAGCATGGCTTCCGGGCCAAAATCAGTATCGCGAAACTCATTCGACTTCAAATGACACAGATTTCCAATCGCGCCGTCTGGGAATAAAATATAAAAATTACGAAACGGGAAAGAATGAATTTGTCCACACTCTTAATGGCACGGCTTTTGCCATCGGCCGAATGATTATCGCCATAATGGAAAATTATCAGCAAGAAGACGGCAGTATAAAGATCCCGACGGTTCTGGAAGGATATATCAAATAAACTTCTCCATTAAAAGTACAAGCACATGCCTTCAAGCCGATACTACCGTTTCAAAACAGCAGACGAACAAGAAAAGAAAGAGAAATCTAAAACAAGGCTTTTTTGGAGCGCTTTTACGATTGCGTTACTTACAATAATCTGGTCGTTCTTCATGTCGCCATTTTTAAAAATTACCGAAATCCATATTCCCGAAAACGATGTTGTGACAAAAGAAGACATTAACAGATTAATAGCCGATAGTTTGCCGCTTAAAATCGGAATAAATATTTTACTTCTTCCGGGCGGCCGCCTTAAGGCGGATATGGCCGCTGCTTTTCCCACCATCACTAACTTAAAGATTAACAAAAAATTATTCCACACTGTTGTAATCGGGTTCGAAAAAAGAGTGCAAATCGGATTCTGGTGTAATGAATTAAATTGCTATTCTTTTGATAAAGACGGAATTATTTTTAAAGAAGCGCCGATAAGCGAGGGATCGCTAATACTTAAAATAAAAGACTTCGAAAAAAAATCTGTTTCGATAGGCGATAAAATTTTGGATGATAGCAGTTTGAAATTCATTCTTTCTTTCAACGATACGGTGGAAAAATCCGGTCTTTTTAAAATTGGTGAATTTAAAATCAAACCGGCTTCCAATATTGATTTAGAAGCCGTAGTTGATGGCAATTGGTCTATTTATCTAGACTCGGCGCAAAGTCCGGAAATAGAGGCGTCAAACCTCTTCACGGTTGTAAACGAAGCGCTGAAAAATAAGTTAAATAGTTTATCCTACATTGACCTAAGAGTTCCCAGCCGGATTTTTTACAAATTAAAATAGCATTTGACAAATCCTGTGGGTTTGATATAATGAATAATACCGGTTCGGGATGGTCTCGGCCGGATAGAAAAACCTCAGACTCAGAGGAGATCGCTATGAGGGCTCCGCCTTCGTTCGCGTTCGACGCGTCCCTTTCGTAACACACGTCGGCGCCGTCGGCTACACCCCGTCCCGCAACTGCGGGACGGGGCACTTTTTTTATTTTAAATTATAAACAAAAATTGAATACCCAATTTTTACTACCGGCTTATACTGGTCAAGCCACGTATAAGAGCGTTCATTGTAAGAACAGGGGATTTTGTCGGCTTTGCAGGCGCCGCTGTAAATTGTCGCTGAAACTGCGAGCCACCCGGTTTGCGGCGCTTCGCGGTTGTAAGATTCAATCTTAACATTTTTAATATAATACTCCGCCGGAGCGCCGGAAAAATAATCCATCTTAATTTCTTTGATATTATTTTTTTCTATAAAATCCGCTAGGCGCAAAATATCTTGCCCCCAATCTAAATTTGAATCAACAACCCATTTATGGCCATTATTCGGTCCGCCGGCAATCTCGTTAAAGTAAGCAAGAAATGACGGATAAATAAAAAACACCGACAGAATCGCCCACGCGAAAAAAACTAAAATAACGAAGCTCCTCTTTATTCTTTTCCAATATAGACCGAATAGTTGCCAAAACCCGGAATAATTAGGAATTCTTTCGGTTATTCCTCCCTTAATCCAATTAGTAATTTGACGCGCCGTGAGAGCGTAAATAAAAGGCAGTGTCGGCAGAATATGGCGTACGCCGATATTTAGCCGCGAATTTATTGAAAAAGCCCAATAAACTATAATAATGGAAATCATTCCCGTTTCCACGGGGTTATTTTTTATTAAATCAATAAAATCCCGCCACCAGTGTTTTACCGATCGTTCACGGCAATGTCGAAAGCAGTGGTTTAACGCTAAAAGTAATCCAAAAACAACCATTAAAATATAAGCGAGCGGTTCTTTAATCAGATAAACGACGGGAAAATACGAGCGCGCTCCTTCCGCTGAAACTTCGCCAAGATAATAAGTCGTATTACCTCCTTCAGAACGCTGTAAAACCATCAAAAATCCTAAGAGATAGTGGCCCCAAGCTCTTAAATATTGATTTGATGAAAGCCAAATATTAAAATCAGCAAGTGGCTTAATACCGAATGTGCTTAGTATAAATGTTGTGTCAACGGTTTGTTTTGAAG
It contains:
- the serS gene encoding serine--tRNA ligase, which encodes MLDIKYIKENKKETIKGIKAKGFDADIDLLLELNEERGIFRKKMEELNTERKKAAEVKGIEQGKQIKISLAKIESEEKIIDKKINDILKKLPNLPLSEVPVGKDESDNIVLREIWEKTEFNFPVKDYMALNEKLGWIDTERAGKAIGSRFGYLLRDAVDLEFALIRFAFDVLKKENFIPIVPPVFLKPEAMRGMGYLDYNEDEVYHLEKDGLYLIGTSEQAIGAMHMNEIFSEKELPLRYAGFSSCFRREAGSYGKDTKGILRVHQFDKIEMFSFTKPEDSRKEHEFLLSMEEKLMQALQIPYRVLQICTGDLGVQAANKYDIEAWLPGQNQYRETHSTSNDTDFQSRRLGIKYKNYETGKNEFVHTLNGTAFAIGRMIIAIMENYQQEDGSIKIPTVLEGYIK
- a CDS encoding glycosyltransferase family 39 protein; protein product: MKIVNIIAFILLVVFAALAVTSMWNDNANYDERIHLPAGYSYLTQQDMRLNPEHPPLVKDLSALPLLLLNIKFPYQSPGWNTLLMSDINRTPAWQTDVTFGNDLLYYSGNDAQKMMRYGRIPIILIGLLLGFYIWRFTKELWGNLAGIIALAFYSLSPTVLAHTRLVTTDVAAAAAFFISFYYLYHWLKTPTKRNLWVFGVVLGLALLTKFSTFLLMPIFGLIALIYAFIQNKKWFWIKKYVGGFIFALIISFLLVGAVYAFHIYNYPPSKQTVDTTFILSTFGIKPLADFNIWLSSNQYLRAWGHYLLGFLMVLQRSEGGNTTYYLGEVSAEGARSYFPVVYLIKEPLAYILMVVFGLLLALNHCFRHCRERSVKHWWRDFIDLIKNNPVETGMISIIIVYWAFSINSRLNIGVRHILPTLPFIYALTARQITNWIKGGITERIPNYSGFWQLFGLYWKRIKRSFVILVFFAWAILSVFFIYPSFLAYFNEIAGGPNNGHKWVVDSNLDWGQDILRLADFIEKNNIKEIKMDYFSGAPAEYYIKNVKIESYNREAPQTGWLAVSATIYSGACKADKIPCSYNERSYTWLDQYKPVVKIGYSIFVYNLK